One Nicotiana tabacum cultivar K326 chromosome 23, ASM71507v2, whole genome shotgun sequence genomic window, ACCAAGTATGAACCAGACAAGCATAGTATCTCAAAACGGCCCTGCACAGAATAGGAAACATGTAGTTTTCAGGATACATGATTTGTCACAAGCAGAATGACATGCACATATGGCAAAAGGAAAGGAGAGAACGGAAATTTTAGAGGGGAGAGAACACAAAGGGAACAAAGTTGTTATAGACATTTTCCAATCAGTGTCAACATCCATTCACATGATTTATAAGTGTGAGCATGTGCATGAAAAAAGATGGTCTAAGTATTGAGACAAAGATTGAGCAACAAGGAAGACACATATTAAAAGTGTTTCAACTGAAGTAACAAAGTGCTAATTTCTCAATTTTGCATCGACTTTGTCACTATCAACAATTCAGATGGACTTGTTAAATCGCATGTATCACATTGCCAACATGTAATGAAAAGAGAGGATTGGAGAGACAAATAAACCTAAATTAGAAATTGTTACAATTATGTGCATGTTAGTAAAACCAAACTATTTATTGGAGGTTTCTGGTTCTCCAGTCATGGGTACTCCATTAAATTACCAGGACTTTTTGTATATGATCTTTATATTGACTAATATGTCGAAGTACTTGCTAAACATTTTATATTTGCAGCATCAAGTGTTTATATCTCATGTTCATATCCATTCTGTTTGTAGTTTTCCattaaagaaatgaaaatgaCTTTCTCCAATCCAAAAATCATTGCTTTCTTGTTTCTGTAAGTATAATTTTAACCATTGTAAGGAAGAACAATAAGCAATCTTGAAAGGATGATATGGCTCTTTTTGATAACCGATGATGATATGGCTCTTATACTATCATTTTAAGTAGAAATTGATGCAGCACTGAATTTCATTGTAATTTTCTAAGGCATACTACTGAATCACTATGGACGGAGATGGACCATTAAAGTATTAAACAAGAAAGTTGATAGACGAGTAAAGAATCAAAGCAGTATCATGGACCAATAAAAAGTTCTGGACCTTAGATACAGGAAAAATCTTAATCCACTCAAAAGACTAGATTGAAAAAAGGGGAAATTTTCCAGACATTCTAACGATAAACAAAGAGCAAAAATAAAAGCTTCACATACTTTCTTGAATCATTAAAGAAAGTATAATTCAGGTCTTTAACATTGAAGTGAAATTAAGTATGAAATATGTAGGTTACATGACCAGGTAACATGTTATAGAAGGCCTATAGTTTGGATTCGCATATGTAAGCTATATTGTTAGATATAAGAATGTTATATAACAAGtaacaatcacaacaaacaacATCAGCAATAAGGAATAATGATAGCTCATTTTCAGTTTCACAGGAGATAAGTTTGATACACAAGACATGTAAGACAATTATAAGTGTGGCCTGAGTTTGTTTTATTGAAATGTCATAGAACCTATATTGTTCTTAAACAGTTGAAAGGTCCTCGGACCCAAGACAAGAATCGAACATGAACAACTTaatgctttatttttattttagacaagCTTATGAAAATGTCTCTACCAATCGCATATTGTCAGTCGCGTTCAGTATTCCAAAAGAACCACCTGCTAATAACTTTTAACCAGTTGATATTAACTGTTAAAGTATTTTCAAAAGAAGCTTGAAGCTCCTAAGTAACAGCCACGAAGCAAACAGCCCCACCAGCCtccctttttctctttctttccccAAAATAAAGTGGCAATGCTCCAAATAAAGTTGCTCTTAAGATGGGAGAATGAAGAGGCAATAATATAAAAGCTAGTCGTCAGACAAACCATGCCTCAGCATCTCAGCAGTTATTAACAAGAAAACAAGCAGAGCATCTTCCACAGTTTCAGCAAGTTTTGATCAAAACATACAGCACCTCATTTTTTCACTATGTTTCAAACTCTCAATAATGTGCCTAATGGTATTAATCAGCTCTTCACTTTCCATTATCTCAATTAGGATCTCGAAGGGAGAATATTTTATGTAAAATCTCAGTCAAGAACTCTCAACAACTCGCTTACTGGTATTTATCAGCTCTCCAAGTCCAAGTAAATacaaaatattaaacaaagtctAACCTCATAAGTAACAGTGGCACCAGAACTGGCAGGGGGGCGTAATGTTATAGCTGAAACTGCGCCATTAGCTGATAAGATACATAAAGCCCTAGGCCTCTGCTGTGCAAATGCCAACAATTTTGCCGCAACATCCTGTAAAATTGAAGGAGAATATATTTCTAAGTGCATTTCACATCAAGCAAAATAAAATACAGGTTACAAAATTTGGTGACAATAGAATGTTTAAGCACGGGCAAGGTTTAAGATCCAACATCAGTCAAATCACATTTTTCCACATCTGAAAGCTCTTCCCTCTGGACAAACATTGTGGGATAACCTTCCCAACAATGTCAACTCTGTTTCTGTTTTGGTTACCAAACGTGTGTCTTTGCTTGTTTGCACCATCTCAACTCAAGTTCCCGCCATAGGAATGAGTGAGAAGGAAAACACACAGACATTTACTTTACTTTTGTTTGTCAGGTAATCAAAATCACATATCAACATAAGACATCAATTTACTTTCATCCATAGCCCAGATTTATTGTTCGGAAGACTTATACTCGGATCAAAAAAAGgcaaacataataaaaatacttcAGTCATTCGCTAAAGATAAACTTAGTAGCATTTGCTCCTAAAAACATTATACATACAAAATGTGTGAAAGCAATACCTCTCCTACACCAATGTGTATAACATGAGGAGTAAAAGCCAATCCAGCCGAACTACTCATCCATTCACCTGCAGCAAAGCAATTTAATCTTCATAGACGATGACCAAATAAATAGGACATCTTGCAAGTTACTACTCCAATTGAGGTATAAATTAACCAACATGATTAGAATTATTAGGGAGAACTTTCCGCCCTACCCCAACACCTCCATCCTCCCTACCTGGAATTTATGGGGCCTAACCTTGGGAAGGGGAAGATCAAAATCATTATTACGCGATATGCAGCCATCAACATGATGCCGAGTGTAACCATTTAAGCAATTTAGGCAAATCAGCTCGCGTTAAGCCACAATAGGACAAGTCTAACTAAATGAGTGCAGGTGAATCTGATAAAATATACTATGAGTCTGCATAAATCATTTTTTCTATGCTAATTGTGAACAAGATTCAGGCTGTTAGCCCTGATTATCTGTGACAGGCAGCACCATATAGCGTAATTAGACACGAATAAAAGCTCAAAACAAGAAGCACATGAATAAAATAGGTCGCATGCTAACAATGTAGGGAAAATGTTATTTACCACTTCATAAATGTAGCATCAACATAACAAGTATAGCAAGGAAATGAAACAAACATAAAAGTTTACACATATATGAAATATCATAACACATTAATGTTCATAACTCACCAACAGCAGCTAATTGTTGCTTCCACCCACTTCCAGGAGGCCGGCCCCGTATTCGCTTCGGCCCGGGAGTAATGGACCCACCACTTGAAGGGTTACTAGACAAAGGGGACAATGCTAAAGACATGTTTGTCCCATCAGGACCATATTTCCTAGGCCTACCTCTCTTCTTTTTCACTGGATCACCACCACTAGGTGAAACACTAGAGGCCATACTAATGTTAATTCCATGACCAAAATTGGGTGATGGATTCTCAATTTGGTAAGTTGAGTTCACATTACCAGTACTACCACTCCCTACATTAGACTGAACTGCAATATTAGCATTTGTTAAGGACTTAAAACCAGGTGGTACAGGTACGCCACTGGGTGTCCCAGTTCCACTAGCAGCACCAGAAA contains:
- the LOC107784784 gene encoding AT-hook motif nuclear-localized protein 5-like is translated as MDVREGMTLSGSAANYYLNRGISGSGSGPISGAASGTGTPSGVPVPPGFKSLTNANIAVQSNVGSGSTGNVNSTYQIENPSPNFGHGINISMASSVSPSGGDPVKKKRGRPRKYGPDGTNMSLALSPLSSNPSSGGSITPGPKRIRGRPPGSGWKQQLAAVGEWMSSSAGLAFTPHVIHIGVGEDVAAKLLAFAQQRPRALCILSANGAVSAITLRPPASSGATVTYEGRFEILCLSGSYLVAETGGPRNRTGGISISVCSPDGHVIGGAIGGRLIAASPVQVVVCSFVYDPKVKSKPESSTPIKEEKESAEKSSTPIGATPSQDPNSGSGTAVWPPSSRPDVRNSQTGIDLTRG